In Dolichospermum flos-aquae CCAP 1403/13F, the following proteins share a genomic window:
- a CDS encoding NAD(P)H-quinone oxidoreductase subunit 5, with translation MEVIYQYAWLIPVLPLLGAMLVGLGLISINQVTNRLRQLNAVVIISLMGASMALSLALLWSQFQGHASYLWTVEWASAGNFHLTMGYTIDHLTSLMLVIVTTVAVLVMIYTDGYMAHDPGYVRFYAYLSLFGSSMLGLVVSPNLVQVYIFWELVGMCSYLLVGFWYDRKAAADACQKAFVTNRVGDFGLLLGILGLFWATGSFDFMVMGDRLSNLVETGSISNFLAIVLAILVFLGPVAKSAQFPLHVWLPDAMEGPTPISALIHAATMVAAGVFLIARMYPVFENVPAAMNVIAYTGAFTAFLGATIAITQNDIKKGLAYSTISQLGYMIMAMGVGAYSAGLFHLMTHAYFKAMLFLGSGSVIHGMEAVVGHDPVLAQDMRLMGGLRKYMPVTSFTFLIGCLAIAGIPPFAGFWSKDEILGAAFAANPFLWFIGWVTAGITAFYMFRMYFSTFEGKFRGNDEKIKVKLKNAAAALAEKSGTLELVPNFGPGAMKKGELASHSHDSHSHEPHESPWTMSLPLVVLAIPSMLIGLVGTPYANYFEQFIFPPSETLAEVMEKAAEFDPHEFYIMAGSSVAVSVIGITLAVLMYLARKIDPSAIAKNIQPLYDLSLNKWYFDDIYHRVFVLGLRRVARQVMEVDFRVVDGAVNLTGFFTLVSGEGLKYLESGRVQFYALIVFGAVLGLVIVFGVT, from the coding sequence GACAGTTGAATGCTGTAGTTATTATCTCCCTCATGGGAGCTTCTATGGCACTGTCGTTGGCTTTGCTGTGGAGTCAATTTCAAGGCCATGCGTCTTATCTTTGGACTGTGGAATGGGCATCAGCCGGGAATTTTCACCTGACGATGGGCTACACTATTGACCACCTGACATCTCTAATGCTGGTGATTGTCACCACAGTAGCCGTTTTGGTGATGATTTACACCGATGGCTACATGGCGCATGATCCGGGTTATGTGCGGTTTTATGCCTATCTCAGCTTGTTTGGCTCTTCCATGTTAGGTTTGGTGGTCAGTCCCAACCTAGTACAAGTTTACATTTTCTGGGAATTGGTGGGGATGTGTTCCTACCTCCTAGTGGGCTTTTGGTATGACCGCAAAGCCGCAGCAGATGCTTGTCAAAAGGCATTTGTCACAAATCGGGTCGGTGACTTCGGTTTATTATTGGGCATTTTGGGGCTGTTCTGGGCGACAGGCAGCTTTGATTTCATGGTTATGGGCGATCGCCTATCCAACCTAGTAGAAACCGGCTCTATTAGCAATTTCCTCGCCATTGTCCTAGCGATTCTCGTCTTCCTTGGCCCTGTGGCTAAATCTGCCCAATTCCCCCTCCATGTCTGGCTACCAGATGCCATGGAAGGTCCTACACCTATTTCTGCCCTAATTCATGCGGCAACAATGGTAGCGGCGGGTGTATTCCTAATTGCCCGGATGTACCCAGTATTTGAAAATGTCCCAGCCGCAATGAACGTAATTGCTTATACTGGGGCATTTACAGCGTTTTTAGGGGCAACTATCGCCATTACCCAAAACGACATCAAGAAGGGTTTGGCTTATTCCACCATTTCCCAACTTGGTTACATGATCATGGCTATGGGTGTGGGTGCTTACAGTGCCGGCTTATTCCACCTCATGACCCACGCTTATTTTAAAGCGATGCTATTCTTGGGTTCTGGTTCGGTAATTCATGGCATGGAAGCAGTTGTGGGTCATGACCCTGTATTAGCGCAGGATATGCGTTTAATGGGCGGACTGCGGAAATATATGCCCGTGACCAGTTTCACCTTTTTGATTGGTTGCTTGGCCATTGCGGGGATTCCTCCCTTTGCTGGTTTCTGGTCAAAAGATGAAATTCTCGGTGCTGCTTTTGCTGCTAACCCCTTCCTGTGGTTTATTGGTTGGGTGACAGCGGGGATTACAGCTTTTTATATGTTTAGAATGTATTTCTCAACATTTGAAGGTAAATTCCGGGGTAATGACGAGAAAATCAAGGTAAAACTCAAAAATGCGGCTGCTGCTTTGGCTGAAAAGTCAGGGACATTAGAACTAGTGCCTAATTTTGGTCCTGGGGCGATGAAAAAGGGTGAATTGGCCAGTCACTCCCATGACTCCCACAGCCATGAGCCTCATGAGTCTCCTTGGACGATGAGTTTACCGTTGGTGGTGTTGGCTATTCCTTCAATGTTGATTGGTTTGGTGGGGACTCCCTACGCCAATTATTTTGAGCAGTTTATCTTTCCTCCTAGCGAAACTTTAGCGGAAGTTATGGAAAAGGCTGCGGAATTTGACCCCCATGAGTTTTACATTATGGCGGGTAGTTCTGTGGCGGTTTCTGTGATTGGGATTACTTTGGCGGTGCTGATGTATTTGGCTCGCAAAATTGATCCTAGTGCGATCGCTAAAAACATTCAACCGCTATACGATCTATCTTTGAACAAATGGTACTTTGATGACATTTATCATCGTGTCTTTGTGCTTGGTTTGCGTCGTGTGGCTAGACAAGTTATGGAAGTTGATTTCCGCGTTGTTGATGGCGCTGTCAATCTCACGGGTTTCTTTACTCTTGTCAGTGGTGAAGGTTTGAAATACTTGGAAAGCGGTCGGGTTCAATTCTATGCCTTGATCGTTTTTGGGGCTGTTTTGGGCTTGGTGATTGTTTTTGGTGTTACCTGA
- a CDS encoding serine/threonine-protein kinase, with amino-acid sequence MWTPHQSINDGKYIIQNVLGEGGFGITYSARETSTGEIVAIKTLNGKRQRAKDFPKQQERFVNEAFNLRAFSHPHIVKVYKMIQEDGLWGMVMEFIDGVDLNDYVDENGQLSEDDALLYIDQIGQALEYIHQQDGMIHRDIKPHNMVLRRGKKEAVLVDFGLACNIDKFTTRDGRTPGYAPPEQYTPGEQLGFYTDVYALATTLYYLLTADGMKDKDEYIHESIIRKYSSLALKPPQYYNSRISDRVNDAIIKGMELEVENRPQTVGEFRELLGLLIPPILEVLDEMSLDQAVELKSAVGIDYTQLRNLLAARKWKEADEETARIMLSVAKREEEDWLDAEDIHNFPCEDLHTIDQLWVKYSNGRFGFSVQQRIYQSMGGTRKFNPSVLDAFGDTVGWRKEGNWLYYKNITFDETAPEAFLPTLGKGREYRGILGVQEAVVRILAMVIAGFYSRVETCYLPDSKSDIQNPKLASVVSLESLEISAVGMDYRKLRNLLAARKWEEADEETARVMLSVAKQQESLRVKEDIDNFPCEDLRTIDYLWVKYSNGRFGFSVQKRIYENLGGTRKYDEKIKDAFGDTVGWRKGGSWLDSSSETIFDIKAPEGHLPVLGMVAGGGSGGVGEGRKLDWWGCLLSRFDTCGTPNTKSESEIKHLKLSQLDDVELISDVGMDYSKLRDFLATGKWKQADEETKKVMLAVAKRTKEGWLDVESIDKFPCQDLQTIDQLWLEYSNGRFGFSVQNRIYENLGSRLNLQDWDKFGQTVGWKKNKEKESSWLLYKDITFDIKAPEGHLPVGHLSEIKVLMMGKWEVIYEAGGSSFGMGLWAWFFSRVETCNL; translated from the coding sequence ATGTGGACACCCCATCAATCTATTAATGACGGTAAATATATTATTCAAAATGTTTTGGGTGAAGGTGGTTTTGGGATTACCTATAGCGCCAGAGAAACAAGTACCGGGGAAATAGTCGCTATCAAAACTTTGAACGGGAAGCGACAAAGGGCTAAGGATTTTCCTAAGCAACAAGAAAGATTTGTTAATGAGGCTTTTAATCTCCGCGCTTTTTCTCATCCCCATATTGTCAAAGTCTATAAGATGATTCAGGAAGATGGACTTTGGGGAATGGTGATGGAATTTATTGATGGTGTAGATTTGAATGATTATGTGGATGAAAATGGTCAATTATCGGAAGATGATGCACTATTATATATTGACCAAATCGGACAAGCTTTGGAATATATTCACCAACAAGATGGGATGATTCATCGGGATATCAAACCCCATAATATGGTCTTACGTCGCGGCAAAAAGGAAGCGGTTTTAGTTGATTTTGGTTTAGCTTGTAATATTGATAAATTCACAACTAGGGATGGACGCACCCCTGGTTATGCACCACCAGAACAGTATACTCCTGGTGAACAGTTAGGTTTTTATACGGATGTTTATGCTTTAGCGACAACACTTTATTATTTATTGACTGCGGATGGAATGAAAGATAAGGATGAATATATACATGAGTCCATTATTCGCAAGTATAGTTCTTTAGCTTTAAAGCCACCACAATATTATAATTCTCGCATTAGTGACAGAGTGAATGATGCGATTATTAAGGGTATGGAGTTGGAAGTAGAAAACCGTCCTCAAACGGTGGGAGAGTTTCGGGAATTATTGGGTTTGCTTATTCCACCCATTCTAGAGGTGTTGGATGAAATGTCTCTAGATCAAGCAGTAGAATTAAAATCAGCCGTAGGCATAGACTATACTCAACTGCGTAACTTATTAGCAGCAAGGAAATGGAAAGAAGCTGATGAAGAAACAGCACGGATAATGTTATCCGTTGCGAAAAGAGAAGAGGAAGATTGGTTAGATGCTGAAGACATTCATAATTTCCCTTGTGAAGACCTCCACACCATTGACCAATTGTGGGTGAAATACAGCAATGGACGCTTTGGTTTTTCTGTCCAGCAGCGCATTTATCAAAGTATGGGGGGTACTAGGAAGTTCAACCCAAGTGTTTTGGACGCGTTTGGCGACACAGTAGGATGGAGAAAAGAAGGAAACTGGTTGTATTACAAAAATATTACTTTTGATGAAACAGCACCAGAAGCCTTCCTCCCAACATTGGGAAAAGGTAGGGAGTATAGAGGTATACTAGGAGTCCAAGAGGCTGTAGTTAGAATATTAGCTATGGTAATTGCTGGCTTCTACTCTCGCGTCGAGACTTGTTATCTTCCCGATTCAAAGTCTGATATTCAAAATCCCAAATTAGCTTCTGTAGTTTCTTTAGAATCGCTTGAAATATCAGCAGTAGGAATGGACTACAGGAAACTGCGTAACTTACTTGCTGCCAGGAAGTGGGAAGAAGCTGATGAAGAAACAGCACGGGTAATGTTGTCCGTTGCAAAACAGCAAGAATCGTTGCGTGTTAAAGAAGATATTGACAATTTCCCCTGTGAAGACCTTCGCACTATTGACTACTTGTGGGTTAAGTACAGTAATGGTCGCTTTGGCTTTTCTGTCCAAAAACGGATTTATGAGAATTTGGGTGGAACGAGGAAGTACGACGAAAAAATTAAGGACGCGTTTGGCGACACAGTAGGGTGGAGAAAAGGAGGAAGTTGGTTAGATAGTAGTAGTGAAACTATTTTTGATATAAAAGCACCGGAAGGCCACCTACCAGTGTTGGGAATGGTAGCTGGGGGTGGCAGTGGCGGTGTAGGTGAGGGGAGAAAATTAGATTGGTGGGGGTGTCTACTTTCTCGTTTCGACACTTGTGGTACTCCTAATACAAAATCTGAATCTGAAATTAAACATCTCAAGCTATCACAATTAGATGATGTTGAACTCATATCAGATGTGGGCATGGACTACAGCAAACTGCGTGACTTCCTCGCAACTGGGAAATGGAAACAAGCTGATGAAGAAACAAAAAAGGTAATGTTAGCGGTTGCGAAACGCACAAAGGAAGGTTGGTTAGATGTTGAAAGTATTGATAAATTTCCCTGTCAAGACCTCCAAACTATAGACCAATTATGGTTAGAATACAGCAATGGGCGTTTCGGCTTCTCTGTCCAAAACCGCATTTATGAAAATTTGGGGTCGAGATTGAATTTACAAGACTGGGATAAGTTCGGACAAACCGTAGGCTGGAAGAAAAACAAAGAAAAGGAAAGTAGCTGGTTGTTATACAAAGATATTACTTTTGATATAAAAGCACCAGAAGGTCACCTCCCCGTAGGTCATTTAAGTGAAATTAAAGTGCTGATGATGGGTAAATGGGAGGTAATATATGAGGCGGGCGGGTCTTCGTTTGGTATGGGTTTATGGGCTTGGTTCTTCTCTCGCGTCGAGACTTGTAACCTTTAA
- a CDS encoding type II toxin-antitoxin system RelE family toxin: MKSATLPSFWDEYQSLDKQVRQSARKAYRLWRENPFYPSLHFKCINNQENIWSVRINLNYRAIGVLDSDTVTWFWIGSHDDYENFFS, encoded by the coding sequence ATGAAGTCAGCAACCCTTCCTTCTTTTTGGGATGAATATCAGTCTCTTGACAAGCAAGTTAGACAGAGTGCGAGAAAAGCTTACCGCTTATGGAGAGAAAATCCTTTTTATCCGTCTTTGCATTTCAAATGTATAAATAACCAGGAAAATATTTGGTCTGTGAGGATAAATCTCAATTATCGAGCAATTGGCGTTTTGGATAGTGATACAGTTACATGGTTCTGGATTGGTAGTCATGACGATTATGAAAATTTCTTTTCATAG
- a CDS encoding Uma2 family endonuclease: protein MTLSQFQPYISIEEYLQAEKSSPIKHEYIQGQIYAMAGASDAHVTITANLVALLRNHIRGTGCRLYVADMKARIESLDIFYYPDIMVTFDSRDTQFEYFKRYPSLIIEVLSPSTEALDRGDKFSDYQELDTLQEYVLVGQNRQRIDCFRRNSEERWVLYSYRGNQQLELTSVNFYCPLADVYEDVAFPPNLSK, encoded by the coding sequence ATGACTCTTAGCCAATTTCAACCCTATATTTCCATAGAAGAATACTTACAAGCTGAAAAATCTAGCCCTATTAAACATGAATATATCCAAGGGCAAATTTACGCAATGGCTGGTGCTAGTGATGCCCATGTAACAATTACCGCTAACTTAGTTGCCCTTTTAAGAAATCATATTCGTGGTACAGGATGTCGGCTTTACGTCGCTGACATGAAAGCAAGAATTGAATCTCTAGATATTTTCTATTATCCTGATATTATGGTAACTTTCGATTCAAGAGATACACAATTTGAATATTTTAAACGATATCCGAGTTTAATTATTGAAGTTTTATCACCTTCTACAGAAGCCTTAGATAGAGGTGATAAATTTAGTGATTATCAAGAATTAGACACTTTACAAGAATATGTTTTAGTTGGTCAAAATCGGCAACGAATTGATTGTTTCCGGCGCAATTCCGAAGAAAGATGGGTTCTTTATAGCTATAGAGGAAATCAACAATTAGAATTAACCAGTGTGAATTTTTATTGTCCTCTCGCTGATGTTTATGAGGATGTTGCTTTTCCTCCAAATTTAAGTAAATAA
- a CDS encoding DUF4336 domain-containing protein translates to MVESEDTEQIYPQDFAWRFWPVVPIYPYGKRRTIRKEVVKDTIWTFDQLQGIFYVVVPIRMTVVKLEKGGLLVYAPVAPTGECVRLLNELVAEHGDVKYIILPTISGIEHKVFVGPFARRFPAAQVFVAPGQWSFPINLPLSWLGLPGKRTHILPENSQEAPFAEDFDYAILGLIDLGLGKFAEVVFFHKRSHILLVTDTIVSVPAEPPAIVQLDPYPLLYHAKDKAFDIVADTSANRRKGWQRITLFALYFSPSVLEVPTWGEVWRDAEKAPERSRKAYFGFFPFQWRENWQDSFDILQGNGRIFVAPILQSLILNRAPTETINWANKVASWDFQWIIPCHFNAPIKVEPQQFRQAFAFLEKQPVGGLVSSNSYSLPEDDFKLLRDIDSGLNKLGIVPPAKEKV, encoded by the coding sequence GTGGTGGAAAGTGAAGACACAGAACAAATTTATCCCCAGGATTTTGCATGGCGGTTTTGGCCTGTTGTGCCAATTTACCCTTACGGTAAACGTCGCACTATCCGTAAAGAAGTTGTCAAAGATACTATCTGGACCTTTGACCAATTGCAGGGAATTTTCTATGTAGTTGTGCCAATTCGCATGACTGTAGTTAAGCTAGAAAAAGGCGGTTTGCTGGTTTATGCACCTGTCGCACCCACAGGAGAATGTGTCCGGTTGCTGAATGAGTTGGTGGCAGAACACGGTGATGTTAAGTATATTATTTTGCCTACGATATCGGGAATAGAACATAAAGTATTCGTTGGTCCCTTTGCACGACGCTTTCCCGCTGCACAGGTATTTGTCGCTCCCGGACAATGGAGTTTTCCGATCAATCTGCCTTTAAGTTGGTTGGGTTTACCCGGTAAACGTACTCACATACTGCCTGAAAATAGCCAGGAAGCCCCTTTTGCTGAAGATTTTGATTATGCAATCTTGGGACTGATTGATTTGGGTTTGGGTAAGTTTGCAGAGGTGGTTTTTTTCCACAAGCGATCGCACATTCTCTTAGTTACAGATACCATAGTTTCAGTACCAGCAGAGCCACCTGCAATTGTCCAACTTGACCCCTATCCCTTACTCTACCACGCGAAGGATAAAGCCTTTGACATCGTTGCAGATACCTCAGCAAACCGCCGTAAAGGGTGGCAGCGAATCACATTATTTGCCTTGTATTTCAGTCCCAGTGTGTTAGAAGTACCTACATGGGGTGAAGTATGGCGTGATGCCGAAAAAGCTCCAGAACGTTCGAGAAAAGCCTATTTCGGGTTTTTCCCCTTCCAATGGCGGGAAAATTGGCAAGATTCATTTGATATTTTACAAGGAAATGGGCGGATATTTGTTGCCCCAATTTTACAAAGTTTGATTTTAAATCGCGCACCCACAGAAACAATAAATTGGGCTAATAAAGTTGCTAGTTGGGATTTTCAATGGATTATTCCCTGTCATTTTAATGCCCCGATTAAAGTCGAACCGCAACAATTTCGTCAAGCATTTGCGTTTTTAGAAAAACAGCCTGTTGGGGGTTTAGTTAGTAGTAATAGCTATTCTTTGCCGGAGGATGATTTTAAGTTATTGAGAGATATTGATTCAGGGTTAAATAAGTTGGGTATTGTGCCACCAGCAAAAGAGAAAGTGTAA
- a CDS encoding DNA-methyltransferase, with protein MKLRAISDLKNKIILGDNLSVLKQIENDTFDLIITSPPYFQQRNYGNGDLGIGNETTESEYLKNILTVFGECVRVLKKTGVIVFNLGDKYINGSLSLIPYKFAIQATQNQNIFLINQITWSKLNPTPRQDKRKLIQATEPFFIFAKSKDYYFNLDNYLQHLDSFNKSVKSKPSDKLGKKYVELIKNSDLSEEQKNNAIKALNQAISAVHNREIEGFRMKIHGIHKLAYGGQDGGRNNQIKNNGFTIIRILGNTMKKDIIESPVEITKNNHHPAVYPMYIIQELIKLLTQQGDFVLDPFCGSGTTCIAARNLNRNYLGIEINPDYVNLANNRMEESDSQQQELFI; from the coding sequence ATGAAATTACGAGCAATATCAGACCTCAAAAATAAAATTATTCTTGGGGATAATTTATCTGTACTCAAACAAATAGAAAATGATACTTTTGATTTAATCATTACTTCACCACCATATTTTCAGCAACGTAATTATGGAAATGGTGATTTAGGTATTGGTAATGAAACAACTGAATCAGAATATTTAAAAAATATCCTCACAGTTTTTGGGGAATGTGTGCGCGTTTTAAAAAAAACTGGAGTAATAGTTTTTAATTTAGGAGATAAATATATCAACGGAAGTTTATCTCTAATTCCTTATAAATTTGCAATTCAAGCCACCCAAAATCAAAATATTTTTCTTATTAATCAAATTACATGGTCAAAACTCAATCCTACACCACGTCAAGATAAAAGAAAATTAATACAAGCTACAGAACCTTTTTTCATATTTGCTAAATCAAAAGATTATTATTTTAATTTGGATAACTATTTACAACACTTGGATAGTTTTAACAAAAGCGTTAAAAGTAAACCCTCTGATAAATTAGGTAAAAAATATGTGGAATTAATCAAAAATTCTGATTTAAGTGAAGAACAAAAAAATAATGCTATTAAAGCATTAAATCAAGCTATTTCAGCAGTACACAATAGAGAAATTGAAGGATTTAGAATGAAAATTCATGGTATACATAAATTAGCTTATGGTGGACAAGATGGAGGAAGAAATAACCAAATCAAGAATAATGGTTTTACTATTATTAGAATTTTAGGAAACACGATGAAAAAAGACATTATTGAAAGTCCGGTGGAAATTACTAAAAATAATCATCATCCAGCAGTTTATCCGATGTATATTATTCAAGAACTGATTAAATTATTAACTCAACAAGGTGATTTTGTCCTTGATCCTTTTTGTGGTAGTGGTACAACTTGTATCGCAGCTAGAAATTTAAATAGAAATTATTTAGGAATTGAAATCAATCCTGATTATGTAAACTTAGCTAATAACCGTATGGAAGAATCTGATTCTCAACAACAGGAATTATTTATATGA
- a CDS encoding DNA methyltransferase, translating to MKYDYNQEIERLEKSYQQSLELVKNQSFTEFDQEIKNFVDIFIQKIETDKSLIQVIITTLLKKIIKPEQDIRLHMAKFINGYSARVLDTKVTTPFFKSKFPKYANKETAFLTKATRAEIIWNFEEGFKLPLRSKSLVTPFLQLIDKIENQTIDIENCLVYILAQLYLISQSQEIVFTETLEIVNSVNIININTVMKMVERHFAEPSSSRLPVIVIFAIYEQLLKTVRRFENKILLPLNVHTSADKHGYGDIEIRDNYNNPFEILEIKHNIPIDRNMILDIVKKSANTTIKRYYILTTYKTCFINKDEEEYINELILNIKRECDLEIIANGIVNTLKYYLRFIEDYHEFINTYTEELVKDAKNSTEVKDSHIQAWQIILQKYI from the coding sequence ATGAAATATGATTATAATCAAGAAATAGAAAGACTAGAAAAATCCTATCAGCAATCACTTGAATTAGTTAAAAATCAATCATTCACAGAATTTGATCAAGAAATAAAAAACTTTGTAGATATTTTTATTCAAAAAATAGAAACCGATAAATCTTTAATTCAAGTAATTATTACCACCCTACTCAAGAAAATAATTAAACCTGAACAAGATATCAGGTTACACATGGCTAAGTTTATCAATGGATATTCCGCAAGAGTTCTTGATACTAAGGTAACTACACCCTTTTTTAAAAGTAAATTTCCTAAATATGCTAATAAAGAAACTGCATTTTTAACTAAAGCAACACGCGCAGAAATTATCTGGAATTTTGAGGAGGGATTTAAATTACCATTAAGGAGTAAAAGCTTAGTTACACCTTTTTTACAACTAATTGATAAAATTGAAAATCAAACAATTGATATTGAAAATTGTTTAGTTTATATCTTAGCACAATTATATCTTATTTCCCAATCTCAAGAAATAGTTTTTACAGAAACTTTAGAAATTGTTAATTCTGTAAATATTATCAATATTAATACAGTGATGAAAATGGTGGAAAGACATTTTGCAGAACCATCAAGTTCTCGACTACCAGTTATTGTAATTTTTGCTATCTATGAACAACTATTGAAAACTGTCCGCAGATTTGAAAATAAAATATTACTACCTTTAAATGTTCATACTTCTGCGGATAAACATGGTTATGGTGATATAGAAATAAGAGATAACTATAACAATCCGTTTGAAATATTAGAAATAAAACACAATATTCCTATTGATAGAAATATGATATTAGATATAGTCAAAAAATCTGCTAATACAACAATAAAAAGGTATTATATTCTAACGACATACAAAACCTGTTTTATTAATAAAGATGAGGAGGAGTATATTAATGAATTGATTTTGAATATTAAAAGAGAATGTGATTTAGAAATTATTGCTAATGGCATTGTGAATACTTTAAAATATTACTTACGTTTTATAGAAGATTATCATGAATTCATTAACACATATACCGAAGAATTAGTAAAAGATGCTAAAAATTCAACAGAAGTTAAAGATTCTCATATTCAAGCTTGGCAAATAATTTTACAAAAATATATATAG